Part of the Usitatibacter palustris genome, CCAGATCTCGCGATTGGGCGCCTGGCGATTGACGATGATCTTCGTGCCGTCGGGGCAACCGAGCGTGAGCACGCCGCCCTCGAGGTCGATATCGAGGTCGTCATGCGGTTCGAGCGCGTTTTCAATGCGCGCGAGCACGGCGTCGACAGCGCGATGGAATTCGGATTCCGTCATAATCCCGACGATGATACGCGGCCTCGCACTCGCCCTTTTCGCCCTGCTGCTGGCCGCCGGTTGCGGGCAGAAAGGTCCGCTCAAGCTTCCCGAAACGGCACCGGCCAAACCCGCATCCACAGCCCCATGACTACTCTCACGCGCGCCTCGGGCGAACTTCGCCTCGAGGGTGTCGCCCTCTCTGAAATCGCGCGCCGCTTCGGCACGCCCTGCTACGTCTATTCGCGCGCCGCCATCGAGGCGGCCTACCGGGAATTCGACGCGAGTCTCGCCGGCGTCGAGCACCTTGTCTGCTACGCGATGAAGGCCAATTCGAACCTCGCCGTGCTCGATGTCCTGCGTCGCCTGGGCGCGGGTTTCGACATCGTCTCCGGAGGCGAGCTGGCCCGCGTCCTCGCCGTCGGCGGCGAAGCGTCGAAGGTCCTCTTCTCGGGCGTGGGCAAGAGCGAAGCGGAGATCGACACCGCGCTCTCCCACGGCATCCGCTGCTTCAACGTCGAGAGCGACCAGGAGCTTGAACGGCTCGACGCGATCGCCGGCCGCCGGGGCGTCAAGGCACCCGTGTCGCTGCGCGTGAATCCCGACGTCGACGCCGGAACGCATCCCTATATATCGACGGGCATGGCCGGCAACAAATTCGGCATCCCCCACGCCCGCGCCATCGAGGTGTATCGCAAGGCGGCGAAGCTCCCCAACCTGCGCGTGACGGGCATCGACTGCCACATCGGCTCGCAGATCCTGGAGACCGCGCCGCTCGAGGAAGCGCTCGATCGCGTGCTGGGGCTGGTGGACGCGCTCGCGCACGAAGGCATCGCGCTCGAACACCTGGATCTCGGCGGCGGCATCGGCATTCGCTATCGGGACGAGGCGCCGCCCGACATCCACGCCTATGGACGCCGCCTCGTGGAACGCGTGCGCGGCCGCAACCTCGAACTGCTCCTCGAGCCGGGCCGCGCGATCGTCGGCAACGCCGGCGTGCTCCTCACGAAGGTGGAGTACCTCAAGCTCGACAAGGCGCGGCACTTCGCCGTGGTCGACGCCTCGATGAGCGAGCTGATCCGCCCCGCGCTCTATGACGCCTGGCACGAGATCGTCGAGGCGGGCGACACGGGCGGCCGACCGCGCGAGACCTACGACGTCGTCGGCCCCGTGTGCGAATCGTCCGACGTGCTCGGGCGCGATCGCGCGCTCGCCGTGCGCCCCGGCGACCTGCTCGCCATCCTTTCCGCCGGCGCCTACGCGATGGCGATGAGCTCCAACTACAACACCCGACCGCGTCCCTGCGAGGTGATGATCGACGGCGAAACGGCGCATGAAGTGCGCGCGCGCGAGCCGATCAGCGCGTTGTTCTCCGCCGAGCGCACGCTGCCGCGATAAAAAAGCGAGTGCGACCCTGATTGGTATCGACCCGATACCAAAAGGGATCGAGTCGATTCAAATAGTCAGGTGTGTCTCCGCGGAAATCCTAGAGAATCGCCTCACCAAGCTGGTGCGCGCGATTGGAACGGTCAACAAAGGTCGCGCGAGTTAGAGATCCAGTGCCACCAGGTACCTCGTTCGATGCGAATCCGAACGCTTGGTCAGACGGGAAGGGACCTCAGGGTTCCAACCCATTCGGTCCAACATTGAAAGGAGTCGACGATGGCTACGAAGAAGAAAGCTGCGAAGAAGAAGACCGCCAAGAAAACCGCCAAGAAGGCCAAGAAGCCTGCGAAAAAGCGGAAAGCTGCAAAGAAAGCAAAAAAGGCAAAGAAGAAGTCAGCAAAAAAGCGCAAGCCGGCCAAAAAGAAAGCTGCCAAGAAAAAGTCAGCCAAGAAGGCCAAGAAAAAGGCTTCCAAGAAAAAGCGGAAGCCCGCAAAGAAGAAAGCGGTGAAGGCAAAGAAGAAGCCCGCGATGAGGGCACCGGCCCCGATGAAGCCGATGATGGCTCCGCCGGTGGTCACTCCCGTCATCACACCGCTGATCAAGCCGATGAGCTGACCGGGAACCTCCGGTTCCCCCAAGCCCGTCGGCTTGACCCGGACACGAGGCGCGACCTGACCGGAGCCTCCGCGAAAGCGGTTGGCAACTCCGGCCCGGTAGCGCCTCGCTAGCGGGTTCCCTGTTTCCCTCCCCAGCTCCCCCGCTCGACGTAACGCCCGCTTCGCAGGTCGGATTCGACCAGCGAGAAGCCCTCCATCGTCCACGCGATCGGAGCGATGGGCGTCACCGGGACCGCGCGCTCCACCCGCCGCACCAGCGTGAGGTGGGGAACGAACGGCCGCGTCTCGAGCACGAAGCCCGCATCCCGTAGTCGAGCCGCAAGGCTCGCGGCCAGCCGCACGAGGCCGGCGGGCATCTCCGACATTCCCGCCCAGGCCACTCCGGCGCCACGAAATGATCCAACCTGGTCGCACCGGGCTTCGAATCGTTCGGAGCCCACGGCATCAGCAGCGCCCCGGGCCATTGCGACCCGTTGCGGCTCGACCTCGCCCAGGAATGCGAGCGTGAGGTGGATCTTCGCGGCGGGAACGGCACGACCGCCTGACTGCCGTGCCAGCGATTCGCCGAGCGCGGCCAGCGCCGCAAGCGCCGGCGCGGAGGGCCGAAGCGCGAAGAAGAGCCTTGCCATGCCTACAGCAGGAAGACGGTCGCGAGGCCGAGGAAGATGAAGAAGCCCATGCTGTCGGTCACGAACGTGAGGAACACGCTCGAACCAACCGCGGGGTCGCGCCCGAAGCGTTCCATCGCGAGCGGGATGAAGATGCCCGCCAGTGCCGCAACAAGAAGGTTCAGCAGCATCGCCAGCGCCATCACGCCGCCCAGCGCGACGTTGCGGTAGAGAAGCCAGGCGACGATCCCGAGCACACCACCCCAGATCACGCCGTTCGCGGTGGCCACGGCCAGCTCCTTCAGCAGGAGACGGCGCGCATTCGAAGGGCTCACCTGACCCAGCGCCAGCGACCGCACGATGAGTGTCGTCGTCTGGTTGCCGGAATTGCCACCGATGCCGGCGACGATGGGCATCAGGGCCGCCAGCGCCGCGAGCTTCTCGATCGAGCCCTCGAAGGCACCCACGACACGCGAGGCAACGAACGCCGTGCACAGGTTGAGCGCGAGCCACGGCCCGCGGTTCTTCGCGCTCGCCCAGACGCTCGAGAAGAGATCCTCCTCCTCGCGAAGGCCCACCTTGCCCAGCGCTTGAGCTTCCTGGCGCTCGCGCACGAACTCGAGGACCGACTCCACCGTGACGCGCCCGACGATCTTTCCGCGCACGTCGACCACCGGCGCGCTCACCAGGTCATAGCGCTCGAAGGCATGCGCCGCGTCGTCGGCTTCGCTCTCGGGACTGAACGACAGGATGTCGCGGTCGTAAAGCGTCGAGATCTCGACCTCCGGATCGCTCACGAGGAGCCTCTTGAGCGGCAGGGCACCTTTCAGGTGATCGACGCGATCGACGACGAACAGCGCATCGGTCTGGCTTGGGAGCTCCTCGTAGCGGCGCAGGTAGCGCAGCGCGACCTCGCACGTGACGTCGTCACGAATGCTGACGACCTCGAAGTCCATGAGCGCGCCCACCGTCCCTTCCGGGTACGAAAGCGCGGATTGCAGCTGGGCCCGGTCTTCGTCGTCCTGGGCTTCCAGGATGTCCTGCACGACCTCGTCGGGCAAGTCGGGCGCAAGGTCGGCGATCTCGTCGGCGTCGAGGTACTCGGCCGCGCCCACGATTTGCGCGGAGTCCATGTCCGCGATGAGCGTTTCGCGAACGCTGTCGGCCGCCTCGAGCAGGACATCGCCTCGGCGCTCTTCGGAAACCAGTCCCCACGCCACGAGGCGATCGTCGAGCGGCAGGCCTTCGAGAATGTAGGCGACATCGCCCGGATGCAGGCCCTCGAGGCGCTTGCCGATGGCCGCGACTTGCTGGCGGTGGACGAGGTCCTCGACGAGTTCGGGCCGGCGGTTGTCACGCTCGCCTTGCCGATGCACGAGGTCCTCGACGAGGCGGCGCTTCGCGAGCAGCTTCGCGACCGCATCGAGGTGCTCCTGCGGCGACGGGGAACGGGCGAGCTCTTCGCGGGGGCGGGCCATGGCCCCGCCATTGTAGGGGGTGTTCCTGTCGCCGAAATGACTTACGGCACTTCCGCGGACGACATTCGCGCGAGGATCAGGTCGGTCTTCTTGCGCAGCCAGGCCGTATTGCGATGGCGATCGTAGAAGCGCGGGTTGGGAACCATGGCCGCAAGCCGCGCTGCACCTTCCGCGTCCAGCGCGGCCGCCGAACGTCCGTAGTAATGGCGCGCAGCGGCCTCGGCGCCGTAGACGCCGTCACCCCACTCGATCACGTTGAGGTAGATCTCGAGAATGCGCCGCTTGTCCATCGCGTTCTCGATCATCACGGTGATCAGCGCCTCCTGGCCCTTGCGCCACATCGACCGGTCGCCGGAGAGGAACAGGTTCTTGGCGAGCTGCTGCGAGATGGTCGAGGCGCCGCGCACGACCTTGCCCTTCTCCTTGTTCTTCGCCTTGGCCTTCTCGATCTCCTCCCAGTCGAAGCCCTCGTGGTCGGTGAACTTCGCGTCCTCGGAGGCGACGATCGCGCGCTTGAGGTGACTGGAAATCTTTTCGTACTCCACCCATTGGTGCCGCAGCTTTGCATCGGGCTTCGTCGTGCGCAGGCGCTCGAGGCTCGCTTCCATGAACGCGGTCGTCGTGGGGTTGTGCGTCTTCCACCAGAGGATGCGGACCAGGTACGAGACCTGGAAGGCAAGGAACGCCGCGGCGAGCGCGGCGATCGTCCAGGCGATGAAGCGCGCGGCGGACTTCAAGCGCGCGCGCGAAGTTCGGCGAGGACCGGTGCGGTTTGCGGCCGCTTCCCGCGCCAGAGCTGGAACGATTCCGCGGCCTGCTCGACGAGCATCCCGAGCCCGTCACTCGCGCGTGCGGCGCCCAGTGCACGGGCTCGCTCGACGAATGCGCGTGCCGCGGGGCCATACGCCATGTCGTACGCGAGTGCGCCGGGCGCGAAAAGATTGTCGGGAAGCGCGAGTGCTTCTCCGCGCGTGGATGTGGACGTCGCGTTCACCACGAGATCGAACGGCGCATTGGCAATGGACTCGAGTCCGCACGCGACAAGGCCCGGGAAATGGTCCGCGAGCTCCTGCGCTTTCGCGAGCGTGCGATTCGCAAGCACGATGCGGGAGGGGCCGGCTTGCGTCAACGGTGCGATGACGCCGCGCGCCGCGCCGCCCGCTCCAAGCAACAGGATGCGCGCACCTCGTAGCGTGAATCCGAGATTCGCGCGCAGGTCCGTGACGAGGCCGGCGCCATCGGTGTTGTCCGCGAACACGCGGCCATCGCGCACGGCCAGGAAATTCGCCGCGCCGGCGTGCTTCGCGCGCGCGCTGGCTTCATCGGCGAAGCGAAGGGCTTCCACCTTGAAGGGCAACGTGATGTTCGCGCCCCGTCCTCCACCGGAAAAGAATGCACCAACGCTTTGTGCGAACCCGTCGACCGGCGCGAGCAGCGTCGTGTACTCGAGCGCTTCACCGGTCTGCTCGGAAAAGCGCGCGTGGATCGTGGGCGAGAGGCTGTGGGCGACGGGATTGCCGATCACCACGTAGCGGTCGGCCGTGCGCAGGGGAGTCGCGGAAGTCATTCCATATATAGTGTCCGGGCGGCACCCCCTTTTCAAATTCCTCTGAAGCCCTATGATGGTGCATGATTTCGAACGACGCACCACGTTGGAGCCTTGCGGGGTCTTTTCGGGGAGCTAGCCCTTCAAGTTCAAAGCTTTACTCGGGCACTCCGATGGCATGGTTTCTGCTATTTGAGGGCCTCCACCGGCATATTCAGACCGCGTATTCCCCATTTTCGGGCGCTCTCAACACTCCAGGAGAAACTCATGGCAGCAAACGACGTGTTCAAGACAATCAAGGAGAACGAGGTCAAGTTCATCGACCTGCGATTCACCGACACCAAAGGAAAGGAGCAGCACGTCTCCGTGCCGACGAAGTTCTTCGCCGAAGACAAATTCACGGACGGCCATGCGTTCGATGGCTCCTCGATCGCCGGCTGGAAGGGCATCGAAGCCTCCGACATGCTGCTCATGCCGGATCCGGATTCGGCGCGGATGGACCCCTTCTACGACGAGCCCACGCTCGCCATCTCGTGCGACGTGGTCGAGCCGTCGACGGGCAAGGGCTACGAGCGCTGCCCGCGCTCCATCGCGAAGAAGGCCGAGGCCTACCTCAAGAGCTCGGGCATCGGCGACGTCGCCTACTTCGGTCCGGAACCCGAGTTCTTCATCTTCGACGCGGTCGAGTGGAAGGTGGACATGTCGGGCTGCTCCGTGAAGATCTATTCGGAAGAAGCCCCGTGGTCGACCGATATCAAGATCGAAGGCGGCAACCTCGGCCATCGCCCGCCTGTGAAGGGCGGCTACTTCCCGGTCCCGCCGGTCGATTCGCTGCAGGACATCCGTTCGGCGATGTGCCTCGCGCTCGAAGAGCAGGGCGTGGAAGTCGAAGTGCATCACCACGAAGTCGCGGCGCCGGGCCAGTGCGAGATCGGCACCAAGTTCAATTCGCTCGTGAAGCGCGCCGACTGGCTGCAGATCCTCAAGTACACGGTCTGGAATGTCGCGCGCTCGTACGGCAAGACGGCGACCTTCATGCCCAAGCCCGTCGTGGGCGACAACGGCTCGGGCATGCACGTGCACCAGTCGGTGTGGAAGGGCGGCAAGAACCTGTTCGCCGGCGACGGCTACGCGGGTCTCTCCGAATTCGCGCTCTACTACATCGGCGGCATCATCAAGCACGCGAAGGCGCTCAACGCGATCACCAACCCGGGCACGAACTCGTACAAGCGCCTGGTCCCGGGCTTCGAAGCGCCGATCAACCTCGCGTACTCCGCGCGCAACCGCTCGGCTTCGTGCCGCATCCCCTTCGTGTCGAGCCCGAACGGCCGCCGCGTCGAAGTGCGCTTCCCGGATCCCACCGCCAACCCGTACCTCGCCTTCTCCGCGCTGCTGATGGCGGGCCTCGACGGCGTGCAGAACAAGATCCACCCCGGCGATCCGCTCGACAAGAACCTCTACGACCTCGAGCCCGAAGAGGCAGCGAAGGTGCCGCACCCGTGCGCGTCGCTCGACGAAGCGCTCGACTCGCTCGACAAGGACCGCGAGTTCCTTACGCGCGGTGGCGTGTTCACCAACGACGTGATCGATGCGTACATCACGCTGAAGATGGAAGAGGTCACGCGCTTCCGCATGACCACGCATCCGGTCGAGTTCGACATGTACTACTCGTCCTGAGCCTGGACGAAAGAGGCCGTGAAAAGGGGGCGGGCAACCGCCCCCTTTGTGTTTTCGTTCCGCCAGAACCACAAGCTATGGGGGCAGGTGTCATTTATCTCATTGATCTAGTTGATTTTTTCCAGTCCGCTTCCTATCCTGTCCCTCCCGTCCCCCAAGTGGGAGCGCGCGATGAAGCAGCTCTGGTTACTGGGAATCCTGTCGTTGGCGTCGGCCGCAGCCGTGGGCCAGCAGTCGACCATCTACAAGCATGTGGATGCATCGGGACGCGTGACGTATTCGAACAAGCCGATCAAGGACGGCATCGTGGTCGAGCTCGAACCGATCACCACGATTCCTTCGACGCCGGCCGGAGTCCTGGGCCAGCCGCCCAAGCCACCCGCGGCGCCCACGCCTGCACCGGCATCGGGCGCGACCGTTGCCCTTGCCGATACGAAGGTCGAGAAGTCGGACATCAAGCCCGCCCTGGCGACCGTGAAGCCGCAGCCGAGCGTGGCTGCCGCGAGCTTCTCCGTCGATTCGCGCACGCAGAAGTCGCGCGACGAGGATCGCCGCAGGATCCTCGAGGACGAGCTGAGCCGCGAGGAGAAGGGCCTGACGGACCTTCGCAAGAACATCATCGTCGAGCAGCAGAATCCGGAGCTCGTCGCCGCCGTGCGCCTCGCGCAGTCGACGGTCGACCCCACGCCTTCGCAGCAAGTCGAGTTGCGCAAGAACATCGAAAAGGTCTCGAGCCGCATCCGGGGCCTGCAAGCTACCGCCGCCGAGCACGAAAAAAACATCGAGGCGCTCAAGAAAGAACTCGGCGCGCTGAAGCCCTAGCCTCGAGCAGCCGCAGCACCCCCTTCCGGCATCCCGCCGACGCGCCAGCCTTCTTGGCTGGCGCGTTAATTGCTTTTTCCCAGAGCAGCTCCCGACCATGACGACGCCCTTCGCCGGGCTCGAATGGCTATCGGCAGCCGTCCTCATGCTCGATGACCAATTGCACGTGACCTACGCCAACCCCGCCGCCGAAACCCTGCTTGCGCATGGTCGCAAGCACCTGATCGGAGTGCCCTTCGACAAGGCGCTCCCGGGCAACGCCGCGTTCGAAGAACGCCTGCGCCAGGCGCTCGAGGCCGAGTCCGGGTTCAACGACAACGACCTCCTGCTCGAGGTGGTCGGCTATCCGATCCACCTGCATGGCGTGATCACCCCGGTCGATGCCGGCGAGGGGCGCTTGCTGCTGGAATTCCGCGAGCTCGAGCAGCAGCTGAAGATCGCCCGCGAAGAGCGCCTGTTCGAGCAGCAACAGGCCAACCGCGAATTGGTGCGCAACCTCGCGCACGAGATCAAGAACCCGCTGGGCGGCATCCGCGGCGCGGCGCAGCTGCTCGAGGGCGAGCTCTCGGACCCGGAGCTGCGCGAGTTCACGCAGGTGATCGTGAAGGAAGCCGATCGCCTGCAGTCGCTCATGAACCGCCTGCTCACGCCGAGCAAGCTGCCGCAGATCGAGGCCATCAACATCCACGAATTGCTCGAGCGCGTGCGCACCCTGCTCACCGCTGAGTTTCCCGATGCCCCTGAAATCCGCCGCGACTACGACACGAGCCTGCCCGACCTCGTCGGCGACAAGGAGAGCCTCATCCAAGCAATCCTCAACGTCGCCCGCAATGCGGCCCAGGCAACCGCCGGGCGGGGCGCGATCCGATTCGAAACGCGCATCGCGCGCCAGCTCACCATCGCGCGCAAGCGCCATCGCCTCGTGGTCGCGCTGACGATCGAGGACGATGGCCCGGGAGTGCCGCCGGAAATCGCCGAGCTGATCTTCTATCCGATGGTGAGCGGCCGCGATGGCGGCACCGGCCTGGGGCTCTCGCTCGCGCAAAGCTTCGTGAGCCGCCACCAGGGCATGATCGAATTCGAGAGCGCTCCCGGTCGAACGCGCTTCACGATCCTGCTGCCGATCCGTGAGCGCGAGACCGCGATGGCGGAGTTCCGATGAACGCACCCGACCTCGGCGCCAACCCCGTCTGGATCATCGACGACGACCGCTCGATTCGCTGGGTATTCGAGAAGGCGCTCGCGCGCGAAGGCATCTCGCACCGAATCTTTGCCGGCGCGCAGGATGCTCTCGATCACCTCGGCGACGAATCCCCGCAAGTCGTCGTGAGCGACATCCGCATGCCCGGCTTCTCGGGCCTCGAGCTGATGTCGCGCCTCAAGGAAAAGTTGCCCACGACGCCGGTGATCATCATGACGGCGTACTCGGACCTGGAGAGCGCGGTCGCCGCGTTCCAGGGGGGTGCGTTCGAGTACCTGCCCAAGCCCTTCGACGTGGACCACGCGATCGACCTCGTGCGCCGCGCGATCGAGGAGAGCCGGCGGCAGGTGGAAGTCATTCCCACCGAGGACGAGACCCCCGAGATCCTCGGCCAGGCGCCGGCGATGCAGGAGGTCTTCCGTGCGATCGGGCGCCTGTCGCAATCGCACGCGACGGTGCTGATCACGGGCGAGTCCGGTACCGGAAAGGAACTCGTCGCGAGGGCGCTGCACCGTCACAGCCCGCGCGCCGCGCGCGCGTTCATCGCGATCAACACCGCGGCCATTCCAAAGGACCTGCTGGAAAGCGAGCTCTTCGGCCACGAGCGTGGCGCATTCACGGGCGCGCAGACGATGCGCCGCGGGCGCTTCGAGCAGGCCGAGGGCGGCACGCTGTTCCTCGACGAAATCGGCGACATGCCTCCGGACCTGCAAACGCGCCTGTTGCGCGTTCTCTCCGACGGCCAGTTCTATCGTGTGGGCGGCCACACGCCGCTCACCGCCAACGTGCGCGTGATCGCGGCCACGCACCAGGACCTCGACGCACGAGTTCGCCAGGGATTGTTCCGCGAAGACCTCTTCCACCGGCTCAACGTGATTCGTCTTCGCCTGCCGCCGATGCGCGAACGGCGCGAGGACATCCCGGGACTCGCGCGCCATTTCCTCGCGAAGAGCGCGCGTGACCTCGGCGTCGAGGGCAAGCGCCTCACCGAGAGCGCGGTCGCCTTCCTCGCCGCGCAGGACTGGCCGGGCAACGTGCGCCAGCTCGAGAACCTCTGCCATTGGGTGACGGTGATGGCGCCCGGGCAGGTGGTCGATGTGAAGGACCTTCCGCCGGAGGTACGCGGCGAAGTGCCCGCGGGTGCCAGCGCGGGCGAAGGCGATTGGCGGCGGGCGCTCGAACGCGAAGTGGCCGCGCGCCTGACGC contains:
- the cyaY gene encoding iron donor protein CyaY — its product is MLARIENALEPHDDLDIDLEGGVLTLGCPDGTKIIVNRQAPNREIWVAARSGGFHFAARDGAWRDTRSGEELFASLAAIIAAQAGVQADFG
- the lptM gene encoding LPS translocon maturation chaperone LptM, encoding MIRGLALALFALLLAAGCGQKGPLKLPETAPAKPASTAP
- the lysA gene encoding diaminopimelate decarboxylase — its product is MTTLTRASGELRLEGVALSEIARRFGTPCYVYSRAAIEAAYREFDASLAGVEHLVCYAMKANSNLAVLDVLRRLGAGFDIVSGGELARVLAVGGEASKVLFSGVGKSEAEIDTALSHGIRCFNVESDQELERLDAIAGRRGVKAPVSLRVNPDVDAGTHPYISTGMAGNKFGIPHARAIEVYRKAAKLPNLRVTGIDCHIGSQILETAPLEEALDRVLGLVDALAHEGIALEHLDLGGGIGIRYRDEAPPDIHAYGRRLVERVRGRNLELLLEPGRAIVGNAGVLLTKVEYLKLDKARHFAVVDASMSELIRPALYDAWHEIVEAGDTGGRPRETYDVVGPVCESSDVLGRDRALAVRPGDLLAILSAGAYAMAMSSNYNTRPRPCEVMIDGETAHEVRAREPISALFSAERTLPR
- the thpR gene encoding RNA 2',3'-cyclic phosphodiesterase, which produces MARLFFALRPSAPALAALAALGESLARQSGGRAVPAAKIHLTLAFLGEVEPQRVAMARGAADAVGSERFEARCDQVGSFRGAGVAWAGMSEMPAGLVRLAASLAARLRDAGFVLETRPFVPHLTLVRRVERAVPVTPIAPIAWTMEGFSLVESDLRSGRYVERGSWGGKQGTR
- the mgtE gene encoding magnesium transporter, producing MARPREELARSPSPQEHLDAVAKLLAKRRLVEDLVHRQGERDNRRPELVEDLVHRQQVAAIGKRLEGLHPGDVAYILEGLPLDDRLVAWGLVSEERRGDVLLEAADSVRETLIADMDSAQIVGAAEYLDADEIADLAPDLPDEVVQDILEAQDDEDRAQLQSALSYPEGTVGALMDFEVVSIRDDVTCEVALRYLRRYEELPSQTDALFVVDRVDHLKGALPLKRLLVSDPEVEISTLYDRDILSFSPESEADDAAHAFERYDLVSAPVVDVRGKIVGRVTVESVLEFVRERQEAQALGKVGLREEEDLFSSVWASAKNRGPWLALNLCTAFVASRVVGAFEGSIEKLAALAALMPIVAGIGGNSGNQTTTLIVRSLALGQVSPSNARRLLLKELAVATANGVIWGGVLGIVAWLLYRNVALGGVMALAMLLNLLVAALAGIFIPLAMERFGRDPAVGSSVFLTFVTDSMGFFIFLGLATVFLL
- the mtgA gene encoding monofunctional biosynthetic peptidoglycan transglycosylase — protein: MKSAARFIAWTIAALAAAFLAFQVSYLVRILWWKTHNPTTTAFMEASLERLRTTKPDAKLRHQWVEYEKISSHLKRAIVASEDAKFTDHEGFDWEEIEKAKAKNKEKGKVVRGASTISQQLAKNLFLSGDRSMWRKGQEALITVMIENAMDKRRILEIYLNVIEWGDGVYGAEAAARHYYGRSAAALDAEGAARLAAMVPNPRFYDRHRNTAWLRKKTDLILARMSSAEVP
- the aroE gene encoding shikimate dehydrogenase, translated to MTSATPLRTADRYVVIGNPVAHSLSPTIHARFSEQTGEALEYTTLLAPVDGFAQSVGAFFSGGGRGANITLPFKVEALRFADEASARAKHAGAANFLAVRDGRVFADNTDGAGLVTDLRANLGFTLRGARILLLGAGGAARGVIAPLTQAGPSRIVLANRTLAKAQELADHFPGLVACGLESIANAPFDLVVNATSTSTRGEALALPDNLFAPGALAYDMAYGPAARAFVERARALGAARASDGLGMLVEQAAESFQLWRGKRPQTAPVLAELRARA
- the glnA gene encoding type I glutamate--ammonia ligase; translated protein: MAANDVFKTIKENEVKFIDLRFTDTKGKEQHVSVPTKFFAEDKFTDGHAFDGSSIAGWKGIEASDMLLMPDPDSARMDPFYDEPTLAISCDVVEPSTGKGYERCPRSIAKKAEAYLKSSGIGDVAYFGPEPEFFIFDAVEWKVDMSGCSVKIYSEEAPWSTDIKIEGGNLGHRPPVKGGYFPVPPVDSLQDIRSAMCLALEEQGVEVEVHHHEVAAPGQCEIGTKFNSLVKRADWLQILKYTVWNVARSYGKTATFMPKPVVGDNGSGMHVHQSVWKGGKNLFAGDGYAGLSEFALYYIGGIIKHAKALNAITNPGTNSYKRLVPGFEAPINLAYSARNRSASCRIPFVSSPNGRRVEVRFPDPTANPYLAFSALLMAGLDGVQNKIHPGDPLDKNLYDLEPEEAAKVPHPCASLDEALDSLDKDREFLTRGGVFTNDVIDAYITLKMEEVTRFRMTTHPVEFDMYYSS
- a CDS encoding DUF4124 domain-containing protein → MKQLWLLGILSLASAAAVGQQSTIYKHVDASGRVTYSNKPIKDGIVVELEPITTIPSTPAGVLGQPPKPPAAPTPAPASGATVALADTKVEKSDIKPALATVKPQPSVAAASFSVDSRTQKSRDEDRRRILEDELSREEKGLTDLRKNIIVEQQNPELVAAVRLAQSTVDPTPSQQVELRKNIEKVSSRIRGLQATAAEHEKNIEALKKELGALKP
- the glnL gene encoding nitrogen regulation protein NR(II), yielding MTTPFAGLEWLSAAVLMLDDQLHVTYANPAAETLLAHGRKHLIGVPFDKALPGNAAFEERLRQALEAESGFNDNDLLLEVVGYPIHLHGVITPVDAGEGRLLLEFRELEQQLKIAREERLFEQQQANRELVRNLAHEIKNPLGGIRGAAQLLEGELSDPELREFTQVIVKEADRLQSLMNRLLTPSKLPQIEAINIHELLERVRTLLTAEFPDAPEIRRDYDTSLPDLVGDKESLIQAILNVARNAAQATAGRGAIRFETRIARQLTIARKRHRLVVALTIEDDGPGVPPEIAELIFYPMVSGRDGGTGLGLSLAQSFVSRHQGMIEFESAPGRTRFTILLPIRERETAMAEFR
- the ntrC gene encoding nitrogen regulation protein NR(I); the encoded protein is MNAPDLGANPVWIIDDDRSIRWVFEKALAREGISHRIFAGAQDALDHLGDESPQVVVSDIRMPGFSGLELMSRLKEKLPTTPVIIMTAYSDLESAVAAFQGGAFEYLPKPFDVDHAIDLVRRAIEESRRQVEVIPTEDETPEILGQAPAMQEVFRAIGRLSQSHATVLITGESGTGKELVARALHRHSPRAARAFIAINTAAIPKDLLESELFGHERGAFTGAQTMRRGRFEQAEGGTLFLDEIGDMPPDLQTRLLRVLSDGQFYRVGGHTPLTANVRVIAATHQDLDARVRQGLFREDLFHRLNVIRLRLPPMRERREDIPGLARHFLAKSARDLGVEGKRLTESAVAFLAAQDWPGNVRQLENLCHWVTVMAPGQVVDVKDLPPEVRGEVPAGASAGEGDWRRALEREVAARLTRGESGVADPLTRDFETALIVKALAHTGGRRIEAAGLLGIGRNTLTRKIQELKIETKD